From one Phocaeicola salanitronis DSM 18170 genomic stretch:
- the tuf gene encoding elongation factor Tu, which translates to MAKEKFERSKPHVNIGTIGHVDHGKTTLTAAITTVLAKKGLSEMRSFDSIDNAPEEKERGITINTAHVEYQTANRHYAHVDCPGHADYVKNMVTGAAQMDGAIIVVAATDGPMPQTREHILLARQVNVPRLVVFLNKCDMVDDEEMLELVEMEMRELLSFYDYDGDNTPIIRGSALGALNGVPQWEEKVMELMDAVDSWIPLPPRDVDKPFLMPVEDVFSITGRGTVATGRIEAGRVKVGDEVEILGLGEDKKSVVTGVEMFRKILDEGEAGDNVGLLLRGIDKNEIKRGMILCHPGQVKAHSKFKAEVYILKKEEGGRHTPFHNHYRPQFYLRTMDCTGEISLPEGTDMVMPGDNVTITVELIYPVALNVGLRFAIREGGRTVGAGQITEILD; encoded by the coding sequence ATGGCTAAAGAGAAATTTGAACGTTCAAAACCGCATGTTAACATCGGTACTATCGGTCACGTTGACCATGGTAAGACTACTTTGACCGCTGCCATTACTACAGTATTGGCTAAGAAAGGTCTCTCTGAAATGCGTTCTTTCGATTCTATCGACAACGCTCCTGAAGAAAAGGAAAGAGGTATTACAATCAACACTGCTCACGTTGAATATCAGACTGCAAACCGTCACTATGCACACGTTGACTGTCCGGGACACGCCGACTATGTGAAGAACATGGTAACTGGTGCCGCTCAGATGGATGGTGCAATCATCGTGGTTGCTGCAACTGATGGTCCGATGCCTCAGACTCGTGAACATATCTTGTTGGCTCGTCAGGTAAACGTTCCGCGTTTGGTTGTATTCTTGAACAAATGCGATATGGTTGACGATGAAGAAATGTTGGAACTGGTAGAAATGGAAATGCGCGAACTGCTGTCATTCTATGACTACGATGGTGACAACACTCCGATTATCCGTGGTTCTGCATTGGGTGCTTTGAATGGCGTTCCTCAATGGGAAGAAAAGGTAATGGAATTGATGGATGCTGTAGACAGCTGGATTCCTCTGCCTCCGCGTGATGTAGATAAACCGTTCTTGATGCCGGTTGAAGACGTGTTCTCAATCACTGGTCGTGGTACTGTTGCTACAGGCCGTATCGAAGCAGGTCGTGTAAAAGTTGGCGACGAAGTTGAAATCTTGGGTCTGGGCGAAGACAAGAAATCAGTTGTAACTGGTGTTGAAATGTTCCGCAAGATCTTGGATGAAGGCGAAGCTGGTGATAACGTAGGTTTGTTGCTCCGTGGTATCGACAAGAACGAAATCAAACGTGGTATGATTTTGTGTCACCCGGGTCAGGTTAAGGCTCACTCTAAGTTCAAAGCTGAGGTTTATATCCTGAAGAAAGAAGAAGGTGGCCGTCACACTCCGTTCCACAACCACTATCGTCCTCAGTTCTATCTGCGTACTATGGACTGTACAGGTGAAATCTCTTTGCCAGAAGGAACAGACATGGTAATGCCGGGTGATAACGTAACTATCACTGTAGAATTGATTTATCCGGTTGCATTGAACGTAGGTTTGCGTTTCGCTATCCGCGAAGGTGGACGTACAGTAGGTGCTGGTCAGATTACTGAAATTCTTGACTAA
- the secE gene encoding preprotein translocase subunit SecE — protein sequence MFKKITNYCKESYDELVHKVSWPTRKELSSSAVVVLYASLLIALVVFLMDSAFQFIMEDVIYPHS from the coding sequence ATGTTTAAAAAGATAACGAATTATTGTAAAGAATCTTACGACGAACTAGTCCATAAAGTATCTTGGCCTACTCGTAAAGAACTTTCTAGTAGTGCAGTAGTTGTTTTATATGCTTCCCTGCTTATTGCACTCGTTGTTTTTCTTATGGATTCTGCCTTCCAGTTCATCATGGAAGATGTTATCTATCCGCACTCATAA
- the nusG gene encoding transcription termination/antitermination protein NusG codes for MSEIEKKWYVLRAVSGKEAKVKEYIEAEMRNTELGEYVSQVLIPTEKVYQVRNGKKIVKERSYLPGYVLIEAALVGEVAHQLRNITNVIGFLGGLDHPVPLRQSEVNRILGTVDELQEVSEDMNVPYAVGETVKVSVGPFSGFSGVIEEVSAEKRKLKVMVKIFGRKTPLELGFTDVEKE; via the coding sequence ATGTCTGAGATTGAAAAAAAATGGTACGTGCTTCGTGCTGTGAGTGGTAAGGAAGCCAAGGTGAAGGAGTATATTGAAGCAGAAATGCGGAATACCGAACTTGGCGAATACGTATCTCAGGTATTGATCCCTACCGAGAAGGTATATCAGGTTCGCAATGGTAAAAAGATTGTGAAAGAAAGAAGTTATCTTCCGGGGTATGTCTTGATAGAGGCTGCATTGGTCGGTGAAGTTGCTCACCAGTTGAGGAACATTACTAACGTAATCGGCTTCTTGGGCGGTTTGGATCATCCGGTGCCTTTGAGACAATCAGAGGTTAACCGCATATTGGGTACGGTAGACGAACTGCAAGAAGTAAGTGAGGACATGAATGTGCCTTATGCCGTAGGAGAAACAGTGAAAGTTTCTGTGGGACCGTTTAGCGGATTCAGTGGTGTCATTGAAGAAGTGAGCGCGGAAAAGCGGAAACTGAAAGTGATGGTCAAGATATTCGGACGGAAGACTCCGCTCGAATTAGGCTTTACGGATGTGGAAAAGGAATAA
- the rplK gene encoding 50S ribosomal protein L11: protein MAKEVAGLIKLQIKGGAANPSPPVGPALGSKGINIMEFCKQFNARTQDKAGKVLPVIITYYTDKSFDFVIKTPPVAIQLLEAAKIKSGSAEPNRKKVAELTWDQIRTIAQDKLVDLNCFTVEAAMTMVAGTARSMGIAVKGDFPGNN from the coding sequence ATGGCTAAAGAAGTTGCTGGACTAATCAAATTACAGATTAAAGGAGGCGCTGCAAATCCATCTCCTCCCGTTGGACCTGCCTTAGGTTCTAAGGGTATTAACATTATGGAGTTTTGCAAGCAATTCAACGCCAGAACCCAGGACAAGGCAGGCAAGGTATTGCCTGTAATCATTACCTACTACACAGACAAGTCTTTTGACTTCGTGATTAAGACTCCTCCTGTAGCGATTCAGTTGCTTGAGGCTGCGAAGATTAAGAGTGGTTCTGCTGAGCCTAATCGTAAGAAAGTCGCAGAGTTGACTTGGGATCAGATCCGTACGATTGCTCAGGATAAGTTGGTTGACTTGAACTGTTTTACTGTTGAGGCTGCTATGACAATGGTAGCAGGTACAGCTAGAAGTATGGGTATCGCTGTAAAAGGTGACTTCCCGGGTAATAATTAA
- the rplA gene encoding 50S ribosomal protein L1, whose translation MGKLTKNQKLTAGKIEAGKAYSLKEAAELVKEITYTKFDASLDIDVRLGVDPRKANQMVRGVVSLPHGTGKQVRVLVLCTPDAEAAAKEAGADYVGLDEYIDKIKGGWTDVDVIITMPSIMGKIGALGRVLGPRGLMPNPKSGTVTMDVAKAVKEVKQGKIDFKVDKNGIVHTSIGKVSFTPEQIRENAKEFIATIIKLKPTTAKGTYIKSIYLSSTMSKGIKIDPKSVDENQ comes from the coding sequence ATGGGTAAACTGACAAAAAATCAAAAGTTGACTGCAGGTAAAATTGAAGCAGGGAAAGCATACTCACTGAAGGAAGCTGCGGAATTGGTAAAAGAAATCACTTATACCAAGTTTGACGCTTCGTTAGATATCGACGTACGTTTAGGTGTAGATCCTCGTAAAGCTAACCAAATGGTAAGAGGTGTCGTATCTCTGCCTCATGGTACTGGTAAGCAGGTTCGTGTACTTGTTTTGTGTACGCCGGATGCTGAAGCTGCTGCAAAAGAAGCAGGTGCTGACTATGTTGGTCTTGATGAATATATAGATAAGATCAAAGGTGGATGGACTGATGTGGATGTTATCATCACAATGCCGTCTATTATGGGTAAAATTGGTGCTCTGGGTCGTGTGCTCGGTCCTCGTGGCTTGATGCCGAACCCGAAGAGCGGAACTGTGACTATGGATGTAGCTAAAGCTGTTAAGGAAGTTAAGCAAGGTAAGATTGACTTTAAGGTTGACAAGAACGGTATCGTTCATACTTCAATCGGTAAGGTTTCTTTTACTCCTGAACAGATTCGTGAGAACGCGAAGGAATTTATCGCAACTATCATTAAACTGAAGCCGACTACAGCTAAAGGTACTTATATTAAGAGTATTTATCTTTCAAGTACTATGAGTAAGGGTATTAAGATTGACCCGAAATCAGTAGACGAGAATCAATAA
- the rplJ gene encoding 50S ribosomal protein L10, translated as MRKEDKGVIISQLADAVKQYGHFYLVDTTAMDAAATSDLRRKCFKAGIKLVVVKNSLLHKALLSLDVDYSPLFDSLKGTTSVMFCEVANAPAKLLKEYKEGVPALKAAYAEEGFYIGAEQLEALATIKSKNEVIADIIALLQSPAKNVVSALQSGGNTIHGVLQTLAERPE; from the coding sequence ATGAGAAAGGAAGATAAAGGCGTAATTATTAGTCAGTTAGCTGATGCCGTAAAGCAATATGGACATTTCTACCTGGTAGATACAACTGCAATGGATGCAGCCGCTACCAGTGATTTGCGTAGAAAGTGCTTTAAAGCCGGCATTAAGTTGGTGGTTGTGAAGAATTCATTGCTTCACAAGGCTTTGCTAAGCTTGGATGTTGATTATTCACCCTTATTTGATTCTTTGAAGGGTACTACTTCGGTAATGTTTTGCGAAGTAGCCAATGCCCCTGCAAAATTGCTGAAAGAATATAAAGAAGGTGTACCTGCACTGAAAGCTGCTTATGCAGAAGAAGGTTTCTATATCGGTGCGGAACAATTGGAAGCCTTGGCAACTATCAAGAGCAAGAACGAAGTTATCGCAGATATCATTGCTTTGTTGCAATCTCCTGCGAAGAATGTGGTTTCGGCTCTTCAATCTGGTGGCAACACCATTCATGGAGTTCTTCAGACACTTGCAGAACGTCCTGAATAA
- the rplL gene encoding 50S ribosomal protein L7/L12 encodes MADLKAFAEQLVNLTVKEVNELATILKEEYGIEPAAAAVAVAAGPAAAGAAAAEEKTSFDVVLKSAGAAKLQVVKAVKEACGLGLKEAKDLVDGAPSTVKEGLAKDEAESLKKTLEEAGAEVELK; translated from the coding sequence ATGGCAGATTTGAAAGCTTTTGCAGAACAATTAGTTAACTTGACAGTAAAAGAAGTTAATGAACTTGCAACTATCCTTAAAGAAGAATATGGTATTGAACCTGCTGCTGCAGCTGTAGCTGTTGCTGCTGGTCCCGCTGCTGCTGGTGCAGCTGCTGCTGAAGAAAAAACTTCATTCGATGTAGTTTTGAAGAGTGCAGGTGCTGCTAAATTGCAGGTAGTTAAAGCTGTTAAAGAAGCTTGTGGTCTTGGTTTGAAAGAAGCAAAAGACTTGGTTGACGGAGCTCCTAGCACAGTAAAAGAAGGCTTGGCTAAAGACGAAGCTGAATCTTTGAAGAAAACTCTGGAAGAAGCTGGAGCAGAAGTTGAGCTTAAATAA
- the rpoB gene encoding DNA-directed RNA polymerase subunit beta: MSSNTNNQRINFASIKNPMKYPDFLEVQLKSFQDFLQLNTPPEKRKNDGLYKVFAENFPIADTRNNFVLEFLDYYIDPPHYTIDECLERGLTYSVPLKAKLKLYCTDPDHEDFDTVIQDVFLGPIPYMTPKGTFVINGAERVVVSQLHRSPGVFFGQSIHANGTKLYSARIIPFKGSWIEFATDINNVMYAYIDRKKKLPVTTLLRAVGFENDKDILEIFNLAEDVKVNKANLKKIIGRKLAARVLKTWTEDFVDEDTGEVVSIERNEVVIDRETVIEPEHIDLILESGVQNILVHNEEANASDYSIIFNTLQKDPSNSEKEAVLYIYRQLRNADPADDASAREVINNLFFSEKRYDLGEVGRYRINKKLNLDTPMDVKVLTKQDIIEIIKYLIELINSKADVDDIDHLSNRRVRTVGEQLSNQFAIGLARMSRTIRERMNVRDNEVFTPIDLINAKTISSVINSFFGTNALSQFMDQTNPLAEITHKRRLSALGPGGLSRDRAGFEVRDVHYTHYGRLCPIETPEGPNIGLISSLCVYAKINDLGFIVTPYRKVKDATVDLSPEGIEYLSAEEEEDKIIAQGNAPLNDDGTFIRDRVKARRDADYPVVTPDQVELMDVSPQQIASIAASLIPFLEHDDANRALMGSNMMRQAVPLLRTEAPIVGTGIEKQLCEDSRTQIAAEGDGVIEFVDATTIRVLYDRTQEEEFVSFEPALKEYRIPKFRKTNQSMTIDLRPICNKGQRVKKGDILTEGYSTANGELALGKNLLVAYMPWKGYNYEDAIVLNERMVREDILTSVHVDEYILEVRETKRGMEELTSDIPNVSEEATKDLDENGIVRIGARIEPGDILIGKITPKGESDPSPEEKLLRAIFGDKAGDVKDASLKASPSLRGVVIDKKLYSRVIKTRSEKNADKQILPKLNEEFEEKAAALKEILVEKLLVLTEDKVSQGVKDYLGTEVIAKGAKFIKHDLESLDYTVIQLSKWTSDAHKNEMIRDLVMNYLKKYKELDAELKRKKFALTIGDELPSGIIQMAKVYIAKKRKIGVGDKMAGRHGNKGIVSRVVRQEDMPFLADGTPVDIVLNPLGVPSRMNIGQIFEAVLGRAGKELGVKFATPIFDGATLDDLDKWTDKAGLPRYCKTYLYDGGTGEQFDQPATVGVTYMLKLGHMVEDKMHARSIGPYSLITQQPLGGKAQFGGQRFGEMEVWAIEAFGAAHVLQEILTIKSDDVVGRSKAYEAIVKGEPMPTPGIPESLNVLLHELRGLCLSITLE; this comes from the coding sequence ATGTCTTCAAATACAAATAACCAACGAATTAATTTTGCTTCTATTAAGAATCCGATGAAGTATCCGGATTTTTTGGAAGTGCAGTTGAAGTCATTTCAAGACTTTTTGCAATTGAACACGCCGCCTGAAAAACGTAAGAATGACGGCTTGTATAAGGTATTTGCCGAAAATTTCCCGATTGCAGATACACGTAACAATTTCGTATTAGAGTTTCTTGATTATTACATTGATCCGCCTCATTATACCATTGATGAATGTTTGGAGCGTGGATTGACGTATAGTGTCCCCTTGAAGGCTAAGCTGAAACTTTATTGTACCGATCCTGACCATGAGGATTTTGATACAGTCATCCAAGATGTATTTTTGGGCCCTATTCCGTATATGACCCCCAAAGGCACTTTTGTCATCAATGGAGCTGAACGCGTTGTCGTTTCTCAATTACACCGCTCTCCGGGTGTGTTCTTCGGACAAAGCATTCATGCCAATGGCACCAAGTTATACTCTGCCCGTATCATCCCGTTTAAAGGTTCTTGGATAGAATTTGCTACTGACATTAATAATGTCATGTATGCTTATATCGACCGTAAGAAGAAATTGCCTGTAACCACATTGTTGCGTGCTGTCGGATTCGAGAATGATAAAGATATCCTCGAAATCTTTAATCTGGCAGAAGATGTAAAGGTAAATAAGGCTAATCTGAAAAAGATTATCGGGCGCAAGTTGGCTGCGCGTGTTTTGAAGACATGGACAGAAGACTTTGTAGATGAAGATACCGGTGAAGTGGTTTCTATCGAACGTAATGAGGTAGTAATCGACCGCGAAACAGTTATCGAACCGGAACACATCGATTTGATTTTAGAGTCTGGTGTCCAAAATATACTTGTTCATAATGAAGAAGCTAACGCTTCGGATTATTCTATTATATTCAATACTTTACAGAAAGACCCGAGCAACTCGGAAAAAGAAGCTGTATTGTATATCTATCGCCAGTTGCGTAATGCCGATCCGGCTGATGATGCAAGTGCAAGAGAAGTGATTAATAACCTGTTCTTCTCGGAAAAGCGTTATGATTTAGGTGAAGTCGGCCGTTATCGTATCAATAAGAAATTGAATCTTGATACGCCGATGGATGTCAAGGTCTTGACCAAGCAGGATATCATTGAGATTATCAAGTATCTGATTGAACTGATTAACTCGAAGGCGGATGTAGATGATATCGACCACTTGAGCAACCGCCGTGTACGTACGGTAGGAGAGCAGTTGTCCAATCAGTTTGCAATCGGGCTGGCACGTATGTCCCGTACAATCCGTGAACGCATGAATGTGCGCGACAATGAAGTGTTTACTCCGATAGATTTGATTAACGCGAAGACTATTTCTTCGGTTATCAATTCTTTCTTTGGAACGAATGCTTTGTCTCAGTTTATGGACCAGACAAACCCGTTGGCGGAAATTACACACAAGCGCCGTTTGTCTGCATTAGGTCCCGGAGGTTTGTCGCGTGACCGTGCCGGATTCGAGGTGCGTGACGTACACTATACTCACTATGGCCGTCTGTGTCCGATTGAGACTCCTGAAGGTCCGAACATCGGTTTGATTTCTTCTTTGTGTGTATATGCGAAAATCAACGATTTAGGCTTTATCGTCACTCCTTACCGTAAGGTGAAGGACGCTACAGTCGACTTGTCTCCGGAAGGCATTGAATATTTGTCTGCCGAAGAAGAAGAAGACAAGATCATTGCACAGGGAAATGCGCCATTGAATGATGACGGTACATTTATCCGCGATAGAGTAAAAGCTCGTCGGGATGCCGATTATCCTGTAGTTACTCCCGATCAGGTTGAACTGATGGACGTATCTCCTCAACAGATTGCGTCAATTGCCGCTTCGTTGATTCCGTTCTTGGAACACGACGACGCGAACCGTGCGTTGATGGGTTCGAACATGATGCGTCAGGCAGTGCCTTTGTTGAGAACAGAGGCTCCGATTGTGGGTACAGGAATCGAAAAGCAGTTGTGTGAAGATTCTCGTACGCAAATTGCGGCAGAAGGGGACGGTGTCATCGAATTTGTTGATGCGACAACCATCCGTGTATTGTATGACCGTACTCAGGAGGAAGAGTTTGTTAGCTTTGAACCGGCATTGAAAGAATACCGCATTCCGAAATTCCGTAAGACGAACCAAAGCATGACCATTGACTTACGCCCGATCTGTAATAAAGGCCAGCGCGTGAAGAAAGGCGATATCCTGACTGAAGGTTATTCTACCGCAAACGGTGAATTGGCATTGGGTAAGAACTTGCTGGTCGCTTACATGCCGTGGAAGGGATACAACTATGAGGATGCGATTGTACTGAACGAACGCATGGTGCGTGAAGACATTTTGACTTCAGTACATGTCGATGAATATATCTTGGAGGTCCGCGAAACGAAGCGCGGTATGGAAGAGTTGACTTCTGATATTCCGAATGTAAGTGAAGAAGCGACCAAAGACTTGGATGAAAACGGTATCGTACGTATCGGCGCACGCATCGAGCCGGGCGATATCTTGATTGGTAAGATTACTCCAAAGGGAGAATCAGACCCTTCACCAGAAGAAAAACTGTTGCGTGCAATCTTCGGTGATAAAGCAGGTGATGTAAAGGATGCCTCTTTGAAAGCTTCTCCTTCATTGCGGGGTGTAGTAATCGACAAGAAGTTATATTCTCGTGTAATCAAGACACGTAGTGAGAAGAATGCAGACAAGCAGATACTTCCGAAACTGAATGAAGAGTTCGAAGAAAAGGCGGCTGCATTGAAAGAGATTCTTGTAGAAAAACTGTTGGTACTGACCGAAGATAAGGTTTCACAAGGAGTGAAAGACTATTTGGGTACCGAAGTGATAGCTAAAGGCGCTAAGTTTATCAAACATGACTTGGAATCTTTGGACTATACCGTGATTCAGTTGAGCAAATGGACTTCGGATGCTCATAAGAATGAGATGATTCGTGATTTGGTAATGAATTATCTGAAGAAGTATAAGGAATTGGATGCCGAGTTGAAGAGAAAGAAATTCGCTTTGACTATCGGTGATGAATTGCCTTCAGGTATCATTCAAATGGCGAAAGTTTATATTGCGAAGAAACGTAAGATCGGTGTCGGCGATAAGATGGCGGGCCGTCACGGTAATAAAGGTATCGTGTCGCGCGTAGTCCGTCAGGAAGATATGCCGTTCTTGGCAGACGGAACTCCGGTGGATATTGTATTGAATCCGTTGGGTGTGCCTTCTCGTATGAACATCGGTCAGATTTTCGAAGCTGTACTTGGACGTGCCGGTAAAGAATTGGGCGTGAAGTTTGCGACTCCGATTTTTGACGGCGCTACATTGGACGATTTGGATAAATGGACGGATAAGGCAGGTCTGCCGCGTTATTGCAAGACTTATTTGTATGACGGTGGTACAGGCGAACAGTTTGACCAGCCTGCTACGGTGGGTGTGACTTACATGTTGAAGCTGGGTCACATGGTAGAAGACAAGATGCACGCGCGTTCTATCGGTCCGTACTCTTTGATTACTCAACAGCCGCTTGGCGGTAAAGCACAGTTTGGTGGACAGCGTTTCGGAGAAATGGAGGTTTGGGCAATTGAAGCATTCGGTGCGGCTCACGTTCTTCAGGAAATCCTGACAATCAAGTCGGATGATGTTGTCGGACGTTCGAAGGCATACGAGGCCATTGTAAAAGGTGAACCGATGCCTACTCCGGGTATTCCCGAATCGTTGAATGTCTTGCTGCATGAACTGAGAGGTCTTTGCTTGAGTATTACATTGGAATAA